The Juglans regia cultivar Chandler chromosome 2, Walnut 2.0, whole genome shotgun sequence genome includes a window with the following:
- the LOC108995964 gene encoding 9-cis-epoxycarotenoid dioxygenase NCED1, chloroplastic-like: protein MASPSAATISSCISFKHRFGSSSTLSSFLELGSPSTTVSLMRPTNRPNVSCSLQTLQFPKQRLPSNDIATPNIAHPKDAANSSPPPPPSSTANKSVPHQWNLLQKTATMALDAVETALVSHERQHPLPNTADPRVQIVGNFAPVTEQPVQHSLPVSGKIPCCVQGVYIRNGANPLHEPVSGHHFFDGDGMVHAVQFKDGSASYACRFTETHRLVQERALGRPVFPKAIGELHGHSGIARLLLFYARGLFGLVDSSHGMGVANAGLVYFNGRLLAMSEDDLPYQVQVTPTGDLKTVGRYDFNGQLRSTMIAHPKLDPITGELFALSYDVVRKPYLKYFHFSPQGKKSPDVEIPLAQPTMMHDFAITENFVVIPDQQVVFKLPELIHGGSPVIYDKSKMSRFGILDRNATDASGIKWIETPDCFCFHLWNAWEEPETNEVIVIGSCMTPPDSIFNESDESLKSVLSEIRLNLKTGKSTRRPITSDSEQVNLEAGMVNRNMLGRKTRFAYLALAEPWPKVSGFAKVDLLTGKLRKYMYGDKRYGGEPLFLPRSPNSEKEDDGYILAFVHDEKEWKSELRIVNAMNLKLEATVKLPSRVPYGFHGTFINSKDLERQA, encoded by the coding sequence ATGGCTTCACCTTCAGCAGCAACAATATCTTCATGCATATCTTTTAAGCATAGATTTGGTTCTTCTTCTACCCTTTCATCATTCCTTGAGTTGGGCTCTCCTTCAACCACCGTCTCCTTGATGAGGCCCACCAATAGGCCCAACGTAAGTTGCTCTCTTCAAACACTACAATTTCCCAAGCAGCGTTTACCTTCGAATGATATTGCCACTCCCAACATTGCCCATCCAAAAGATGCAGCTaactcttctcctcctcctcctccatcttcGACAGCCAATAAGTCTGTGCCCCATCAATGGAACCTCTTACAGAAAACTGCGACCATGGCCTTGGACGCCGTAGAGACTGCTTTAGTCTCGCATGAGCGCCAACACCCACTTCCCAATACCGCCGATCCCAGAGTCCAAATTGTCGGCAATTTCGCTCCAGTAACAGAGCAGCCCGTCCAGCACTCGTTACCGGTTTCAGGCAAAATTCCCTGTTGCGTACAGGGCGTGTATATCCGGAACGGTGCGAACCCACTTCACGAACCAGTCTCTGGTCACCATTTCTTCGATGGAGATGGTATGGTCCATGCTGTTCAGTTCAAGGATGGCTCCGCTAGCTATGCCTGTAGGTTCACCGAGACGCACCGGCTCGTTCAGGAGCGAGCTCTTGGTCGCCCTGTTTTCCCTAAGGCCATAGGTGAGCTTCACGGCCACTCAGGCATCGCCCGGCTCCTCCTATTCTATGCTCGAGGACTATTCGGCCTCGTTGATTCCAGCCACGGCATGGGAGTCGCAAACGCTGGCCTTGTCTACTTCAACGGTCGCCTCCTTGCCATGTCCGAAGACGATTTACCATACCAAGTCCAAGTTACTCCCACTGGCGATCTTAAGACTGTTGGCCGCTATGATTTCAATGGTCAGCTCCGCTCAACAATGATTGCTCACCCAAAACTCGACCCCATCACCGGAGAGCTCTTCGCTCTTAGCTACGATGTTGTCCGAAAACCATACCTCAAGTACTTCCACTTCTCTCCACAAGGGAAAAAATCCCCTGACGTTGAAATTCCTCTAGCTCAGCCTACAATGATGCATGACTTTGCAATTACAGAGAACTTTGTGGTAATCCCGGATCAGCAGGTGGTGTTCAAACTCCCGGAGTTGATTCATGGTGGTTCTCCAGTCATTTACGACAAGAGCAAGATGTCCAGGTTCGGGATATTGGACAGGAATGCCACTGATGCTTCTGGTATCAAATGGATTGAAACCCCTGATTGTTTCTGTTTCCACCTCTGGAATGCCTGGGAAGAACCCGAGACCAATGAGGTCATAGTAATTGGCTCTTGCATGACTCCTCCCGACTCGATTTTCAACGAGAGTGACGAGAGCTTAAAAAGCGTGCTATCTGAGATTCGGCTTAACTTGAAGACAGGAAAATCCACGCGCCGTCCCATTACGTCCGACTCTGAACAAGTGAACTTGGAGGCCGGTATGGTGAACCGAAACATGCTCGGGAGGAAAACCCGGTTCGCATATTTAGCCCTTGCTGAGCCGTGGCCCAAAGTATCTGGTTTTGCAAAAGTGGACCTCTTAACAGGAAAACTAAGAAAGTACATGTATGGCGACAAGAGGTACGGTGGCGAGCCTCTGTTCCTTCCCCGAAGCCCCAATTCTGAGAAAGAAGACGATGGCTACATCCTGGCCTTCGTCCACGACGAAAAGGAGTGGAAATCAGAGCTGCGAATCGTGAACGCCATGAATTTGAAGTTGGAAGCCACGGTTAAGCTTCCGTCCCGGGTTCCCTATGGCTTCCACGGAACCTTCATaaattcaaaggacttggaGAGGCAGGCGTAA